The DNA window TTCCAAGGACGCAACATCTGGACTATCTATTTTTATTAAAACTGAATAATTTAACTAGTCCAAATATAAAATATTTTTGTAAAGCAATAATGCAAGAAACATTAAATTTTTTAAATCATGGAAAATGAAAAATTCAGTTCAAAAGACTTTCACAAAACTTTTGCCAGACCCGAGTACCAAAAACCAAGTCACCTCATTCATAAAAATGTAGAAAAAGCTGGTGAACACGATCAATTTTCAACCGAAAGAAAACATCCCGTATTCTTTGTCGATCTACCCAGTAAAAATGTGAGTATGACCATCGGAGGTTTGCTACCTGGGCAACAAACCAATAAACACCGCCATACTTATGAGACTGTATTGTATGTTATCGAAGGAAAAGGCTGGACAGAAATAGAAGGTGAGAAAGTGGAGTGGCAAGCAGGTGATGCAGTGTATATTCCATCTTGGGGATGGCATAAGCATCAAAATTTGAGTGATACGGAACCGGCTAAATATATTGCCTGTGAAAATGCACCCCAATTACAGAATTTAGGAGTTGCTCTAAGAGAAGAAGAAGGAAGAGATTAGGAAGTAAATTTCATTGATACAAAGCATAAATGGCACTCAAAAAAACACACATTACAGCATATTTGTCATTTATAAAGATCAATATTATCCATTTGAAGTCTTTGCATTAGATTATTAATATCAACTAAAAAGAAATTACATGAAAAATGTTCCATTT is part of the Chryseobacterium paludis genome and encodes:
- a CDS encoding cupin domain-containing protein: MENEKFSSKDFHKTFARPEYQKPSHLIHKNVEKAGEHDQFSTERKHPVFFVDLPSKNVSMTIGGLLPGQQTNKHRHTYETVLYVIEGKGWTEIEGEKVEWQAGDAVYIPSWGWHKHQNLSDTEPAKYIACENAPQLQNLGVALREEEGRD